Part of the Nicotiana sylvestris chromosome 5, ASM39365v2, whole genome shotgun sequence genome is shown below.
AGAGGTACTAGCAACTCCACCTCTACTACTCCTTGTAGTCACCACCATAGCATGGCCCGTACTGTTCCctcccttcgggtttactaccgtgtcactaggtagtgcccccttagggcgagtatttaaagcttgagaaatttggccaagttggacctccaattgggcatcagagtcggcttttttctttttcatttgctcaaacattgactcaatccgtcccatctcattgttggacGATCTAGGACCTTGTGATGGATATGGAGGCATATTCTTTGGTTGTTGaaacatcggaggcctttgaaagcccgGCCCCCGATTCCCTTAATTattattccaacccccttggttgttaTTGCCTCCCCAGTTGCTATTGTTATTGCCACCCCAGTTGCCTTGGTTACCTTGGtttccccaattttgattgttgttcccccagttgCTTGTTGTTGCCACtgttccaatttccttgttgattttgatttccccaatttccttgggatctccactgttgttgttGATTCAGAGCATTGCCCCGTTGTCCTTTGTAGTTGTTCACATgctgaacctcttcactttgatcatcatacaCATCATCTTGATTGTACCCACTACTACCTTGCTCAAATTGATCCGGATTTCCTTGACTTTGTTGACCTCTTTGCCTCCTCTTGTTGACCATCATATTTACTCTTTATATGACATTCACTTGTTTCggcccttgaacttgttgcaactgagcTTTGGCCAACTGGATCGTAGTTGTAGTTAACTCGGCTATTGCTTGGTCGTGGTCATGGAGCTCCTTGTGTAGGTGAATGACATTggatcaccttgaggcacattagATCGACTTTTCCATGCCAAGGAAGTATCTTCCATCTCATCAAGTATATCACACGCCTCAACATAAGGTGTGCTTATGAATTTTCCCCCGGCGAGTTGGTTAACTACACACTGGTTGGTAGTGTTGATGCCACAGTagaatgtttgttggatcatggcttcggtcatgtcattgttcggaCACTCTTTAACCATCGTCTGATacctttcccaaatctcatgaagcGGTTCATTTGGCTCTTGTTTAAAGGCAAGGATCTCATCTCTCAGCGCCGCTATATGTCCCGGCGAGAAGAACTTTGCTAAGAATTTCTCGGCcgactcatcccaagtagtgatggaatagtTGGGCAACCTTTCAAGCTAATCCAAAGCCTTCCCCCTTAGAGAAAATGGGAATAGCCTAAGTCTCAACACGTCCTCAGAAacgttagtttgcttgctcccccagcatgtatcaacaaaacccttgagatgtttgtaggcattttggtgTGGAGCTCCGGTGAAGAAACCCCTCTGTTCCAAGAGTGTCAGCATGACATTGGTTATTTGGAAATTGCACGTCCTAATCCAAGACAGGAATATTGCACTTGCGTACCCTTCATTGGGCAACACCCAGTGTGTTGCCCTTGCTGGAGGTGGGGGAGGGTTTGTGAACATTATCATGAGGTAGTCGGCCTCTCCTTTGCGCTTGAGGTTCGGGTTGAATCTCAGCAACATTgtcatcatctacctcctcccccaatgGAAAATTTCCAGGAGCATCATTGTTAAGAGCCATTTTGTATCTAAAAGCAATTCGCAAACAAATTAGAAAAacggaaagaaagaaaaacaaaacacacaaatactTGGAGATATAACTAAAACcgtttaactccccggcaacggcgccaaaaattgatcgGGTCCAAGCCTGCACTACTATAGAGTAGCGaggatggtcgatgcagttttaaccaacaaaggtcgggatcgaatccacatggagtTAATTAGTTTGGAGTTAGGTTTATATCCGAGTAGGGATGCGAGTTTTGCTCTAAATTTCACTTCCACAAATGGTTGGTTTTGTTTACTACTTCTATTTCTAGTCTATAGCATGCAGTAATTGAAACTAAGTACTAtgtttttgttgattgttttcaaGGCTTAAAagggactagggtagtgacttccgcctaggtggatatctaacgggAAGAAAGAATCTAGGGCAATCATGTGATTAATTAGGGTCGTGATATAGCTATCACACTcgggtactcactctatacctctcggtagtttgagtgattttgcccattttagctttctcaagtccaaatgggtattcatgcaattcaagaGATTTTAACTCAAGTCGCGTATTATTATCTCtatgtttaacccttaaattggggctatcaatttcttgagttccccTAATTCCTTGTGAgcctagttttcctagacttagtccctcttactcaagtagagactaagtcataaaggcaataatcagtgtttgcaaccactaattcaatagttcaagcaagaactaggctaaaaatCACTAACCCATACatatttaagccctaaaattcaagacccattaaatacccacactagggttgggtcacaatagctataggtttagctactcataataaaagCAGAAATCAAAGATAAAGAGAAGCTAAAAGCCataatactaaattaaaagatgaaaatctgAAGTTATATGGTAAATCTTATACAAAACTGCCCAAAGAGGTAAAACTAGCCGTCTCACGTGTTCAGCAAAATataacttaacctaaaaatgtaaaaaagatctatttatactaggctaaaattACCGAACAAAAATGTCCCTGCGGAGAATTCTCCGATGCGTAATTCTGACCGCGTCCGCGCTTGAGCTTCCCCGACCGTGTAATAATGATTGTGGTCCACGTTTCTCCATATTTGAATCTGGAATGGGACCTGTTTCGCGGATAGCATAAAATCCATTGCGTCCGCGTGAGCTTAATTCGCGGCCATGTAATTTGGACGTGGACCGCATTCTTCAGTCCAACTTAACTTTTAGGGCCTCTGAACCTCGAAATATGCTCTCAGCGAAAATACCATCACGGCCGCGCCAGATATTCTGCAGTCGTGCTTTTTCATCGCGGTCAACGGTCAATATTGTGCCCAAAACAGCCTCTCTGAATTTCACTTTCGCAGGCTGGCCGCCTCAGCGGTGGTCCTTACATGGCCACTCTTTTCTACCGTTGTCAGCGCTTCAGTCCCAGCCTTGGATTTGTGCAAGTTTGACTCCTTCATGAGTTGATTATGGCTTCTTTGCgtcattttgaccaaaccctgcaaacaagcacatTAAGTCAGTTTTTGGGAATACCTTTACGTATTTTCGacccaaaacctaagcaaaagagagaaaataataagctaaaatccctagttatcacttcTGCCATGGATTTGGCCTTCGCAAGCTCAGCGGCTGATTTATCTTTTAGCTCCTCGATTTTGCGGCTCCGGGCCAAGCTTTCCTCCTTTGCATTTTGGAGCTGGCGTTCGATTGAAGTCAGCTGTTCCCGAAGTGCATCTTTCTCGGAGGCGAGACTGTCCATGTGTTTCTTCCACCCTAGGGTCTCGGCTTTTTTCGTGTAGAGCTCCTCTCGAAGCTGCTCCACAAGCTTGCCCTTCTGCTGGAACTGCGAAGTTGAAGTGTTAGTCGCCAAAACAAGCAAGTGCATAACAGACCCTCAAAATCTATATTACCTTTTCAATGAGCTCGGTCTGTTCTTAATGAGACTTCGCCAATTCTACTCGGAGATCGCTGATCTCCCCCTCTTTCTTGACGTAGAGGATCTTAAGGATGTCCCTCTCCTCTACGAGCTTCTTGAGTTCAGCTTTGCATCGGGCAAGCTCGGCCCAAGATTTGGTAAATGCTTGTCGGTGAAGCGACACAGTCTtctcacaaagaaaagaagttagACTTAGAAAGATGAGAATTAAACTCAAAGTATAATTATGAAGACAAAAACTTACTTGTTTGAGAAGCCTTTCGGCCTCATCAAAAATAAACAAGGCATCAAGATCGGGACCATCTTCGATCCTAGCAAGACACTCTCGAAAATTTTCGCTTCCTTCATGGGTCATTCCTGTATCAGGAGTCCCCATGACCTGGGCATCTCGGAATTGCCCTTCGGACAACACCGGGCCCTACAGCGAGTCATCCAAATTGATTACCCCAAGTGATTCACTTGGGATATTATCCTCTCTTTAGGGGGGGCTCGAAATTAGGTTCTTTAGGCTCACCCACCAAATGTTCCTCGGGACGAGGGGCACTTTTCCCACCTGATGGCTCGGGGACTTTTCTCGAGCTCCCCTCCGAAATTTCTTCGGCTCGAGATTGAACCGCATCTGCCACCATTGGTTCAGTAGCCTTCGGAACGTCAGAGCTTCCTCTTTTCCGAGATACCAAAAGGCAGTCGTCATTTTCTCCCTCTTTGTCCTCATCCCGAAGACGTTGGGCTGTTTCTGGAGATAGAGCCACGGTATCGGCCTTAGGCTTTCGAGCCTTGCTTTTTTCGGCTTCGGAGAACTTGTAGGTgacccccttttccttttcttttccttcgcAGGCTTTGGGATTTCTTCTTCACCGGGCAGGGGCGGCTATATAGTAACGGTGT
Proteins encoded:
- the LOC138869421 gene encoding uncharacterized protein → MGTPDTGMTHEGSENFRECLARIEDGPDLDALFIFDEAERLLKQTVSLHRQAFTKSWAELARCKAELKKLVEERDILKILYVKKEGEISDLRFQQKGKLVEQLREELYTKKAETLGWKKHMDSLASEKDALREQLTSIERQLQNAKEESLARSRKIEELKDKSAAELAKAKSMAEGLVKMTQRSHNQLMKESNLHKSKAGTEALTTVEKSGHVRTTAEAASLRKYKMALNNDAPGNFPLGEEVDDDNVAEIQPEPQAQRRGRLPHDNVHKPSPTSSKGNTLGVAQ